The proteins below come from a single Indicator indicator isolate 239-I01 chromosome 12, UM_Iind_1.1, whole genome shotgun sequence genomic window:
- the CCN4 gene encoding LOW QUALITY PROTEIN: CCN family member 4 (The sequence of the model RefSeq protein was modified relative to this genomic sequence to represent the inferred CDS: inserted 2 bases in 1 codon) has product MWVKNMPFSTFYYGKLKDVHPMACALQNTACAAENELKGPCFXEQITTNGKTAGGDKAIAQTSTTMPPTIPATTEAYTRTQYCKWPCECPRSPPRCSVGVSLVTDGCDCCKTCAKQRGESCTEADTCDFHRGLYCDYSGDRPRYEIGVCAQTVGVGCVLNGVRYSNGDTFQPNCKYNCTCINGAVGCIPMCTNSRPPLVWCPNPKLIKMAGKCCEQWICDDSKKIRKTSPRHISSAAYEGEDEAWQKNCIVHTSSWSPCSKTCGLGISTRISNDNDQCRLLKESRLCNMRPCEVDITKHIKPGKKCLAVYRANETMNYTISGCVSKSPYRPKYCGVCTDNRCCTPYKSKTIEVRFQCPDGTEFSWKIMWINACFCNLSCKNPNDIFADLAHYHDYSEIAN; this is encoded by the exons ATGTGGGTTAAAAATATGCCTTTTAGTACGTTCTACTATGGGAAATTGAAAGACGTGCACCCGATGGCATGTGCCCTGCAAAACACAGCTTGTGCAGCTGAAAATGAGCTCAAAGGTCCTTGTTT AGAGCAAATTACCACCAATGGGAAAACTGCAGGAGGTGATA agGCCATTGCCCAGACTTCCACCACCATGCCCCCCACCATCCCTGCCACGACAGAGGCCTACACACGGACTCAGTACTGTAAGTGGCCATGCGAGTGTCCGAGGTCCCCACCTCGGTGCTCGGTAGGTGTCAGCCTGGTCACAGATGGCTGCGACTGCTGCAAGACCTGTGCCAAGCAGCGTGGAGAAAGTTGCACTGAGGCCGACACCTGTGATTTCCACAGGGGCTTGTACTGTGACTACAGCGGAGACAGACCTAGGTACGAAATAGGAGTATGTGCAC agaCTGTTGGTGTAGGATGTGTCCTCAATGGAGTCAGGTATAGCAATGGGGACACATTTCAACCCAACTGCAAATACAACTGCACATGCATTAACGGGGCTGTGGGCTGTATTCCCATGTGCACAAACTCACGTCCTCCCCTTGTCTGGTGCCCAAACCCAAAGCTGATTAAGATGGCAGGGAAGTGCTGTGAGCAGTGGATTTGTGATGACTCCAAGAAAATCAGGAAGACATCTCCACGCCACATCTCCTCTGCAG CGTATGAGGGAGAGGATGAAGCCTGGCAGAAGAACTGCATTGTTCACACCTCATCCTGGAGTCCCTGCTCAAAGACCTGTGGGCTAGGGATCTCCACCAGGATTTCCAATGACAACGACCAGTGCCGGCTCCTGAAGGAAAGCCGCCTGTGCAACATGCGCCCCTGCGAGGTGGATATAACCAAGCACATTAAG CCTGGGAAGAAGTGCTTGGCTGTCTACAGGGCCAATGAAACAATGAACTACACCATCTCAGGATGTGTGAGTAAAAGTCCTTATAGACCTAAATATTGTGGTGTCTGCACAGACAACAGGTGCTGCACACCATACAAGTCCAAGACTATTGAAGTGAGATTTCAGTGCCCAGATGGAACGGAGTTTTCCTGGAAAATCATGTGGATCAATGCTTGTTTTTGCAACCTGAGCTGCAAGAACCCCAATGACATCTTTGCTGACTTGGCTCATTACCATGATTACTCTGAAATCGCTAATTAG